In Bacteroidales bacterium, the genomic window AGCCACTTGGTAAATGAAAATATCTGAAAGGACCTTAGCTTTGGGGTCCGGTGAAACACCAGGGATGCTCCCTTGGGACTGTAGGCATATTTATGAAGATCCACGGAAACAGAACATACGCCCGGAAGGGTAAAATCAAAATCAGCCACAGGCTCTCCCAGCCTTTTGAAATAAGGAAGAAGAAAACCGCCCATACAGGCATCGGTATGAAACCAGATATCATACTCCCTGGCCATTTCAGAAAGTTCGCAGATGGGATCAACCACACCCTGGGTGTAGGTCGGGGCTGAACCAACCATAAGGATAGTATTTTCGTTGATGCTTTCCCTGGTTTGTTTGAGGTCTGCCTTAAAAGTATTGGGATCCACAGAAACGGTAACAGATTTGACGCCCAGGTAATGGGCTGCCTTATGAAAAGCTGCATGAGCCGAAGATGGGAGAATCATTTCCGGTTCCTTAATTTCAGGTCTCTTCTGGCGATAATAATCGCGGGCTGCCTTTAATGCCAGGAAAATGCTTTCCGTGCCGCCGCTGGTGAAATTCCCTACCACCTGTTCGTCTCCATGAACATGTTTTCTTATCATAGAGACCAAGTCATTTTCTATTTTCAGAAGGCTCGGATAAGCGGTGAAGTCAAGGGCATTTTCACATAAAAACAGGCAGTATACCTCTTTTGCAAATTCGAGGATCTCCTTCCCGGGATCGTATATATATCCATATGCACGTCCCGATTGCCAGTTTATATCCTGCTTTTTATAGCTTTTGAGATGTCCCAGGATCTCTTCTCTTGTTCGGCCGCTAGTTGGTATTTTCATGATGCACGCTTTTTATAATTTTATAAAATTCTTTTTCGGATGATATATGGAATGGCCCTGAACGCTAAGCCTGAAAATCATTTTTAAAAAATCATGATTGCAGAGAGTGATGACATAATAAGCATGACGATGTGGATACTACCCTCGCATAGCAGAGGCAAAAATCCCCGGAAGCCGCAAAGCATTTTTGTCGATGGCATAAAGCGCGGTCCTTTTAGCGGTTTTATGAGCAGATTTATTGGTTACAAACCATGGAGGTTTGGGTAACATAATGAAATCACCGTGTATCATACCTCTTGGAAAAGAATAAAAAGAACCATACGCAACCGTTTTCTCGGATTTTTCAAGGAGAAAAGTGGAATGTACAACACCTATTCCACTTTGAATATGATTTAATGTATGACCGGGAAAAGCGCCCCATGTTGCTTGCGGCAAAAGAAATGCAACGGCATCCCAAACGTTTATTCCTATAGAGCCATAACGCAAATCAGTAATAGCCCGTTTTAAGTCGGTCCCGAGTTCCTTAATTACTTTGGGGTGCGCAAGAATAGTTGCTCCCAGTGTTCCAAATAGTTTTTCATTGCAAAAGTCCACCGCATTTTTAAGATAACCTGTTGTTGTATCGCCAGGCAAACCGGTTTGAGCCAACACAGGACAAAACGCTTCCTCCTTAAAACAACATTCATCATTTGCATCGGAAGGAATATTGGTAATAAGAATGGATGAAATACCACCATTACCAAAAATTTCAGCTTGTGGATGAGCTTCGAGTGCGGCTTTTAGACGTTCTTCAGAACCAGGATAATAAAATTTTCTGGGTGGCAGTGATTTTAAAACATCCCGAATGGCGTCTAAAAATTTATCCTTTTGGCTCCATTGTTCAGGCAAAATCAGGACCTGGGTAGAAATGCAATTAAAGCCATTGTTGTGAAGTTTAGAAGTTACAACCTTTTCAGCCTGATAGCGAATATCTGACTCGTTCCATTTTCCCGGCAAAACAATGAGAGGTACTACTCCACCCAACTCGCTGGTGATGGGTTTCTGTAATATCGGGTTATTGTTTTTCCTGTTCTTTTCTCCCTCTTCGCCTGTTCCATAAACAATTGCATCGTGGGTACGTGAACTTCCGGTAATATGAATTTCGTCAATATCCGGATGATGCGTTAAGTATTGGCCAACATCTGCTCCACCGGAAATAATCTGAAGATATCCCGATAAAATGAATGGTTCAAATATTTTGTTATAAACAGGAGTTAAATACTGGTTCACCGGATTCATTTTAAGCAGAACAACCTGGCCATGCGCAATCATTCTGTATAGTGTATCATAAGCAGCTATGGAATTAACGTTTCCTGCACCCAAAACCAACGCCACTTTTCCCTCAGGATCCTCCTGTTTATAAAAAATGGCAATATAATCGTCGAGATTTTCAAAAGTCACTTCTTTTTGCATCCAAACTTCTGCTTTAATTCCATTAAGTAGAAGAGATTCTATAAAGTTATTCGGATAGATTTGAATGACTATCCGCCCATCTGAAGTTTTTTCTACCTTTTTAAATTTAGGAAGTTTACCATTGCTTAATTCAGTAAGCGTTTTTTTATAACCCTGAAGCCCTGCCGCAAGTGCCCATATACTGGCTATCCATTCTTCACCAACCCACGGTGATTTTGCATCAATTTGTTTGTTGGTTATGGCAACATCTACCCATTCGCGGGCATACTTTTTCAAATTCCCCAAAATCTGATTGATAAACTCAATTTTTTTAGCAATGGGCAACCTGGCCCATTGATCTTTGTTTTCTTTAAGTATTTTAACTGAATTATCAATTGCTGCGGTATTCATCATAACACCTTTCCTTTCCATTTAAATCCAAATAGACTAAAACCGCACCCTTACCAGATCGATTTGGTATTCATAATAAGTTTCACTGCTGGGTAATGTTCGGTTATGAATGTTAAAGGTTTCCGGATCCAAAGGTATAAACTGAATGTCCACGGACGATTCAGGATTTTTGTCCAGAAAGGATTTTTTCCAAAACCAAAGTTCCTTATGCTTAGCCCTCTCCTTAAGAGCAGCAATCATCATGGTTCCTGTTACAGAGCCTATGAGATAACCACCCGTGAATTCGCTCCCGCCAAAGTCTTTTTCACCCTCCTTGCCTGACATTGGGGTATATAGCGTGCTTTCTGAGATTATGCCCATAATGGGACCCACGACCCCAAAGCCTAAAACACAGTTCCAAAGCCATGATGATTGGGTCTCTTCCATTCGAATATTTTTTGGTACGAGATTGTAGTATCTCTTATCGGCCTTTTTGCCGAGGAAATAGCCCGCTACAACACCAGCGGTGCCACCGATGACTGCCCCCCAATGAGGGGCATACTTATGCTCATAGGAATAAAAATTTTCTGTCCACGTCCAGGATTTGGTAAGCAATACGTAGCAAAAAAGATCTAAACATATTCCACTTTCTTCGTGATGTATTTCCCGTCTTGCCACTTTCTTCCTCTGAAATGCTTTTCCAATTAGCATACCTGCTGCAGCTCCCAAGGTACAACCAAGCATTCCCCCGGATACGCGATAGCTTGTTCCCCGATCATTTAGGATTTCTTCGCGCCAGCGCTCTTTGCTCCATTTCTCCTTCGCCAATATTTTGGCCTGCTCCTCGAGTTTCCAAACCATCGCTTCTGAAATTTTCGTTTTCCCTAATGCTTCTTTTCGACGGGATAAGTTTTCACTG contains:
- a CDS encoding aspartate aminotransferase family protein — translated: MKIPTSGRTREEILGHLKSYKKQDINWQSGRAYGYIYDPGKEILEFAKEVYCLFLCENALDFTAYPSLLKIENDLVSMIRKHVHGDEQVVGNFTSGGTESIFLALKAARDYYRQKRPEIKEPEMILPSSAHAAFHKAAHYLGVKSVTVSVDPNTFKADLKQTRESINENTILMVGSAPTYTQGVVDPICELSEMAREYDIWFHTDACMGGFLLPYFKRLGEPVADFDFTLPGVCSVSVDLHKYAYSPKGASLVFHRTPKLRSFQIFSFTKWL
- a CDS encoding aldehyde dehydrogenase family protein yields the protein MMNTAAIDNSVKILKENKDQWARLPIAKKIEFINQILGNLKKYAREWVDVAITNKQIDAKSPWVGEEWIASIWALAAGLQGYKKTLTELSNGKLPKFKKVEKTSDGRIVIQIYPNNFIESLLLNGIKAEVWMQKEVTFENLDDYIAIFYKQEDPEGKVALVLGAGNVNSIAAYDTLYRMIAHGQVVLLKMNPVNQYLTPVYNKIFEPFILSGYLQIISGGADVGQYLTHHPDIDEIHITGSSRTHDAIVYGTGEEGEKNRKNNNPILQKPITSELGGVVPLIVLPGKWNESDIRYQAEKVVTSKLHNNGFNCISTQVLILPEQWSQKDKFLDAIRDVLKSLPPRKFYYPGSEERLKAALEAHPQAEIFGNGGISSILITNIPSDANDECCFKEEAFCPVLAQTGLPGDTTTGYLKNAVDFCNEKLFGTLGATILAHPKVIKELGTDLKRAITDLRYGSIGINVWDAVAFLLPQATWGAFPGHTLNHIQSGIGVVHSTFLLEKSEKTVAYGSFYSFPRGMIHGDFIMLPKPPWFVTNKSAHKTAKRTALYAIDKNALRLPGIFASAMRG